A section of the Clostridium sp. TW13 genome encodes:
- the htpG gene encoding molecular chaperone HtpG gives MATQQFKAESKRLLDLMINSIYTNKEIFLRELISNASDAIDKSYYRSLVDQNISFNKDDFYIRITADKENRTLTIEDKGIGMTKEELENNLGTIAKSGSFAFKNEAEAKEGVDIIGQFGVGFYSAFMVSDMVTVKSKSIDSDKAYKWESKGAEGFDIEECSKETVGTEIILKIKENNEDEKFDEYLEEYRLKALIKKYSDFIKYPIKMLVKKSKLKEDSDKEYEDYLEDETLNSMVPIWRKNKNELKLEDYDQFYMDKHFGYEKPLKVIHASVEGAVSYNTLLFIPARTPYAFYSKEYEKGLELYSNGVLIMEKCAELLPDYFSFAQGLVDSADLSLNISRELLQQDRQLKFIAKKIKDKIKSELLLMLKNDREKYDQFYSNFGRQLKYGIYADFGANKEDLQDLIMFHSSTEKKLVSLDEYISRMKEDQKYIYYATGESIDRIEKLPQTEMIKDKGFEILYFTDDVDEFAIKMLMKYKEKEFKSVSSGDLGFENNEEDSKKDTEENKDLFEFMKDALGGKVKEVKASKRLKTHPVCLANQGDLSIEMEKVLSMMPDNPNLKAEKILEVNTNHEMFTAVKEAFANDKDKLKVLSNILYNQALLIEGLSIEDPVQFANDVCNLIK, from the coding sequence ATGGCTACACAACAATTTAAAGCAGAGTCAAAAAGACTCTTAGATTTAATGATTAACTCAATTTATACTAACAAAGAAATATTTTTAAGAGAGCTAATATCTAATGCAAGTGATGCAATTGATAAAAGCTACTATCGTTCACTTGTAGATCAAAATATTAGTTTTAATAAAGATGATTTTTATATTAGAATCACTGCCGATAAAGAGAATAGAACTCTTACAATAGAAGATAAGGGTATAGGTATGACAAAGGAGGAACTTGAAAATAATCTTGGTACTATAGCTAAGAGTGGTTCTTTTGCATTTAAGAATGAAGCTGAAGCAAAAGAAGGCGTAGATATCATAGGTCAATTTGGAGTTGGTTTCTACTCTGCATTTATGGTATCAGATATGGTCACAGTAAAGAGTAAATCTATTGATTCTGATAAGGCATATAAATGGGAATCAAAGGGTGCAGAAGGCTTTGATATTGAAGAATGTAGTAAAGAAACTGTAGGAACAGAAATTATATTAAAGATTAAAGAAAACAATGAAGATGAAAAATTTGATGAATATTTAGAGGAATACAGATTAAAAGCATTAATCAAAAAATATTCTGATTTCATAAAGTATCCAATAAAGATGCTTGTAAAGAAGAGCAAGTTAAAAGAAGACAGCGATAAAGAATACGAAGATTATCTTGAAGATGAAACTTTAAATAGTATGGTACCTATATGGAGAAAAAATAAGAATGAATTGAAACTAGAAGATTATGATCAATTCTATATGGATAAGCACTTTGGATATGAGAAGCCTCTTAAGGTAATTCATGCAAGTGTTGAAGGTGCGGTAAGTTATAATACCTTACTTTTCATACCAGCTAGAACACCATATGCATTTTACTCAAAGGAATACGAGAAGGGGCTAGAACTTTACTCAAATGGAGTATTAATAATGGAGAAATGTGCAGAGTTATTGCCAGATTACTTCAGCTTTGCTCAAGGGTTAGTGGATTCTGCAGATCTTTCACTTAATATTTCAAGAGAGTTATTACAACAAGACAGACAACTTAAGTTTATAGCTAAGAAGATAAAAGATAAAATAAAGAGTGAACTATTATTAATGCTTAAGAATGATAGAGAGAAATATGATCAATTCTACAGCAACTTTGGTAGACAATTAAAGTATGGAATTTATGCTGACTTTGGAGCTAACAAAGAGGACTTACAAGATTTAATTATGTTCCATTCATCAACAGAAAAGAAACTTGTAAGCCTTGATGAATATATTTCTAGAATGAAAGAAGATCAGAAGTATATTTACTATGCAACTGGTGAAAGTATAGATAGAATTGAAAAATTACCTCAAACTGAAATGATAAAAGACAAAGGTTTTGAAATTCTATACTTCACTGATGATGTGGATGAATTTGCAATCAAGATGCTTATGAAGTATAAAGAAAAAGAATTTAAATCAGTATCTAGTGGCGACTTAGGATTTGAAAATAATGAAGAAGACAGCAAAAAGGATACTGAAGAAAATAAAGATTTATTTGAATTCATGAAGGATGCATTAGGTGGAAAGGTTAAAGAAGTAAAAGCTTCAAAGAGACTAAAGACTCATCCAGTTTGCCTTGCAAACCAAGGAGATCTTTCTATTGAGATGGAGAAGGTTCTTAGCATGATGCCAGACAATCCTAATTTAAAAGCAGAAAAGATTCTTGAGGTGAATACAAATCATGAGATGTTTACTGCTGTTAAAGAAGCTTTCGCTAACGATAAAGACAAATTGAAAGTACTTTCTAACATTTTATATAATCAAGCTTTATTAATTGAAGGACTTTCAATAGAAGACCCAGTACAATTTGCTAATGACGTTTGCAATTTAATAAAATAA
- a CDS encoding LysR substrate-binding domain-containing protein codes for MIDELKTFIAVVEYKNFTKAAESINLSQPSVSLHIKHLEEYFNTILVQRSIKQKNIYITEAGCLLYERAKQMIKMLEDTRDEMLDYSKGIRGSLRIGASFTIGEYFLPAFLGEFNKVYPDIELEVTIENTHNICEKVKNFQVDLGLVEGTVPSSNFTIKDFYTDTMVVAVPYRYYLNNTDFSIRELSNRTWITREIGSGTREYLDLFLSTNNIKAKNFIVFGSNYSVKEAVKNNLGITFISSLVTENSVKNKEICILKTEQQYTRSFSYIFPKGGTPSKATLIFEDMLNKYVESVY; via the coding sequence ATGATAGATGAATTAAAAACTTTTATTGCAGTAGTTGAGTATAAAAATTTTACTAAGGCAGCAGAATCAATAAATCTATCTCAGCCAAGTGTGAGTTTACATATTAAGCATCTTGAAGAGTATTTTAATACAATATTAGTACAGCGCTCAATTAAGCAGAAGAACATATATATAACAGAAGCAGGTTGTTTGCTTTATGAGAGAGCAAAGCAAATGATTAAAATGTTAGAAGATACAAGGGATGAGATGTTAGATTATAGTAAAGGAATAAGAGGAAGCTTAAGAATAGGAGCTAGTTTTACAATAGGTGAATACTTCTTGCCTGCTTTTTTAGGAGAATTCAATAAAGTATATCCAGATATAGAATTAGAAGTTACTATTGAGAATACTCATAATATCTGTGAGAAGGTAAAAAATTTTCAAGTGGATTTAGGATTGGTTGAAGGTACAGTACCATCTTCTAATTTTACTATTAAAGATTTTTATACAGATACAATGGTAGTTGCTGTGCCATATAGATATTATTTAAACAATACAGACTTTTCAATTAGAGAGTTAAGTAATAGAACGTGGATTACCAGGGAAATAGGGTCTGGCACAAGAGAGTATCTAGATTTATTTCTATCTACAAATAACATTAAAGCTAAGAATTTTATAGTATTTGGTAGTAATTATTCTGTAAAAGAGGCAGTGAAAAACAACTTAGGAATTACATTTATATCTTCTTTAGTTACAGAGAATTCAGTTAAGAATAAAGAAATATGTATTCTAAAAACAGAACAACAGTATACTAGAAGTTTTTCATATATATTCCCAAAAGGTGGAACACCTTCAAAGGCAACTTTAATTTTCGAGGATATGTTAAATAAGTATGTAGAGAGTGTTTATTAA
- a CDS encoding PadR family transcriptional regulator, giving the protein MYTEILKGNIDTIMLALISNEDMYGYDIAKLIKQKTDNSYQIGEGTLYPALKRLEDKNYLQSYWGSSDGGVKRKYYSITETGKNELLIRIDSWRKINNLINSCVGGGI; this is encoded by the coding sequence ATGTATACAGAAATATTAAAAGGAAATATTGACACTATTATGTTAGCTTTAATATCTAATGAGGATATGTATGGATATGATATTGCTAAATTAATCAAACAAAAAACTGATAATTCATATCAAATTGGTGAAGGAACTCTTTATCCTGCATTAAAAAGATTAGAAGATAAGAATTATTTGCAATCTTATTGGGGAAGTTCCGATGGAGGCGTGAAAAGAAAATATTACAGCATTACAGAAACCGGCAAAAATGAGTTGCTTATAAGAATAGACAGTTGGAGAAAAATTAATAATCTAATAAATAGTTGTGTAGGAGGGGGGATATAG
- a CDS encoding transglutaminase domain-containing protein: protein MFKRKMSVVYLIATLCIFFNFYNSTEVKAETLTQTNQTFTTYGNAQSNGTVTVTGSSINLYAGTYYVSTVDEFKQQLKAAISNCADSITLSYTGSTAFTGFPSSLSSMIGQITQTAGNDYEKLLLKSWSYTYSYPINNAFTITYKFTYWETANQRQQVSDQVNTILASIITPGMTDEQKEKAINAYICANVSYDTTLVQHSAYAALFGNKRTVCQGYALLAYRMLTAAGLEARTVVGSANGVGHAWNMVKINDENGQNPKWYDLDVTWNDPIPDVAGRVRYSYFNLQDSRMISSAHRWNAAYYPVANSPYITTDQQIIDGGRKSDIVTSSPNSSDVTIVNNVIFADKITVTNVKTGDVVRIYKDSSATTALASVTVPLGQTSASINVAQLGQASGSIYVTVKNVGAFESSRTSVDYSAEAISDVPAATITNNVDKADSITFTGVKVKDVATVYAKDGITVLGRGTALADGNLTFNLTRQLSETDLEVKSTIKSYNELVSPVAAVTYSKQEVSAAPSATIVNNVDKADSITFTGLKAKDVVIVYAKNGTTILARATALADGDLTLNFPYKLSETDLEVEATIKNYNKMTSPKTPITYSKQEVTTAPLGLDVLNEDGSIQTAGDIVVTNNVDKLDTVLVKGLKAKDVVTIYGSNQTTILKRVVALVDGDLTITLPYQLDAVTRKAFITVKNYNKDTSEKRELDYAAQEVSAAPSATIVNNVDKADSITFTGLKAKDVVTVYAKNGTTVLARATALVDGDLTLNLLYKLSETDLEVEATIKNYNKMTSPKTPITYSKQEVTTAPLGLDVLNGDGSIQTAGDIVVTNNVDKLDTVLVKGLKAKDVVTIYGSNQTTVFKSVVALVDGDLTITLPYQLDETTRKAFITVKNYNKDTSTKTELDYAAQAVTATLESSNLSVTNSSITVNKLVAGDKISVYATTTDGYRLITYGTVATGYTNIVVRFTGIPSGTTLYVTRKTANQMQSAKLAVTTP from the coding sequence ATGTTTAAAAGGAAAATGTCGGTAGTGTATCTGATAGCAACTCTGTGCATCTTTTTTAATTTTTATAATTCAACAGAAGTTAAAGCAGAAACATTGACGCAAACTAATCAAACATTTACGACTTATGGTAATGCTCAATCAAATGGAACTGTAACTGTTACAGGAAGTTCCATTAATTTATATGCGGGTACTTACTATGTATCTACAGTGGACGAGTTTAAGCAGCAACTAAAAGCCGCTATATCTAATTGTGCAGATTCTATAACATTAAGTTATACAGGAAGCACAGCATTTACAGGGTTTCCAAGTTCACTTAGCAGTATGATAGGACAAATAACTCAAACAGCTGGTAATGATTATGAAAAGCTTTTATTAAAGTCATGGAGTTATACATATTCATATCCAATAAATAACGCATTCACTATTACATACAAGTTTACTTATTGGGAAACAGCAAATCAAAGACAACAGGTGAGTGATCAAGTAAACACTATATTGGCGTCTATAATAACTCCTGGTATGACGGACGAACAAAAGGAAAAAGCGATAAATGCATATATTTGTGCAAATGTAAGTTATGATACAACATTGGTTCAACATTCAGCATATGCAGCTTTATTTGGTAACAAAAGAACTGTATGTCAAGGATATGCTCTTTTAGCATATAGAATGCTTACAGCTGCAGGTCTTGAAGCTAGAACTGTTGTTGGAAGTGCAAATGGTGTAGGTCATGCATGGAATATGGTTAAAATTAATGATGAAAATGGACAAAATCCGAAGTGGTATGACTTGGATGTTACATGGAATGATCCAATACCTGATGTAGCAGGAAGAGTAAGATATAGTTATTTCAATCTTCAAGATAGTAGAATGATTTCAAGTGCACATAGATGGAATGCTGCATATTATCCTGTAGCTAATTCCCCATATATAACTACAGATCAGCAGATAATTGATGGTGGAAGAAAATCAGATATAGTTACAAGTTCTCCAAATTCAAGTGATGTAACAATAGTAAACAACGTTATATTTGCAGATAAAATAACTGTAACAAACGTAAAAACTGGAGATGTGGTAAGGATATACAAAGATAGTTCTGCTACTACAGCACTTGCATCAGTAACAGTTCCATTAGGACAAACTTCAGCTTCAATAAATGTAGCTCAATTAGGACAAGCATCTGGATCAATTTATGTAACTGTAAAAAATGTTGGAGCATTTGAAAGTTCAAGAACATCTGTAGATTATAGTGCAGAAGCAATATCTGATGTGCCAGCAGCAACAATCACCAATAATGTAGATAAAGCGGATAGTATAACATTCACTGGAGTAAAAGTTAAGGATGTAGCAACAGTATATGCTAAGGATGGAATAACTGTCTTAGGCAGAGGTACAGCATTAGCAGATGGAAACTTAACCTTTAATTTAACTAGACAATTGAGTGAGACAGATTTAGAAGTTAAATCTACAATAAAGAGCTATAACGAATTAGTATCTCCAGTAGCGGCAGTAACATATTCTAAACAAGAAGTATCTGCAGCTCCATCAGCAACAATAGTTAATAATGTAGATAAAGCTGATAGTATAACATTTACTGGTTTAAAGGCTAAAGATGTGGTTATAGTTTATGCAAAGAACGGAACTACAATATTAGCAAGGGCAACAGCATTAGCAGATGGAGATTTGACATTAAATTTCCCATATAAATTAAGTGAGACTGATTTAGAGGTAGAGGCCACAATAAAGAACTATAATAAGATGACTTCTCCTAAAACACCAATAACATATTCTAAACAAGAAGTAACAACAGCACCTTTAGGGTTAGATGTATTAAATGAAGATGGTTCAATACAGACAGCAGGAGATATAGTAGTAACAAATAACGTAGATAAGTTAGATACAGTATTAGTTAAAGGCCTAAAGGCAAAGGATGTAGTAACTATATATGGATCTAATCAAACTACAATACTAAAGAGAGTGGTAGCGTTAGTAGATGGTGATCTTACAATAACATTGCCATATCAGTTAGATGCAGTAACTAGAAAAGCATTTATAACAGTAAAGAATTATAATAAAGATACAAGTGAAAAAAGAGAATTGGACTATGCAGCACAAGAAGTATCTGCAGCTCCATCAGCAACAATAGTTAATAATGTAGATAAAGCTGATAGTATAACATTTACTGGTTTAAAGGCTAAAGATGTGGTTACAGTATATGCAAAGAATGGAACTACAGTGTTAGCAAGGGCAACAGCATTAGTAGATGGAGATTTAACATTAAATCTTCTATATAAATTAAGTGAGACTGATTTAGAGGTGGAAGCCACAATAAAGAACTATAATAAGATGACGTCTCCTAAAACACCAATAACATATTCTAAACAAGAAGTAACAACAGCACCTTTAGGGTTAGATGTATTAAATGGAGATGGTTCAATACAGACAGCAGGAGATATAGTAGTAACAAATAACGTAGATAAGTTAGATACAGTATTAGTTAAAGGCCTAAAGGCAAAGGATGTAGTAACTATATATGGATCTAATCAAACTACAGTATTTAAGAGCGTTGTAGCGTTAGTAGATGGTGATCTTACAATAACATTACCATATCAGTTAGATGAGACAACTAGAAAAGCATTTATAACAGTAAAGAACTATAATAAAGATACAAGTACAAAAACAGAATTGGATTATGCAGCTCAAGCAGTAACAGCAACACTTGAGTCAAGCAATTTGTCTGTTACTAACAGTTCAATAACTGTAAATAAGCTAGTAGCAGGTGATAAAATATCAGTATATGCAACAACTACAGATGGATATAGATTAATAACTTACGGTACAGTTGCAACAGGATATACTAACATAGTGGTACGTTTTACTGGAATACCTTCAGGAACTACTTTATACGTAACTAGAAAAACAGCAAATCAAATGCAATCAGCTAAATTAGCAGTAACTACTCCATAA
- a CDS encoding chemotaxis protein CheX produces MDVNHINPILESFTNILPQLGFSEIRRLNVGVKGRYIESPGVVIIIGLIGDIKGNIIYAISTEDAKKIASTMMMGMPVETFDELSQSAISELINMLTANMATNFSKDNIIIDISTPTLIEGTFTANASADKVLCITMGVGDLIIDVNVSLEKNTF; encoded by the coding sequence ATGGATGTCAATCATATAAATCCAATATTGGAATCATTTACTAATATATTACCTCAATTAGGCTTTAGTGAAATTAGAAGACTTAATGTCGGGGTAAAGGGAAGATACATAGAAAGTCCTGGTGTTGTAATTATCATTGGACTTATAGGTGATATCAAAGGTAATATTATTTATGCAATTAGCACAGAAGATGCAAAGAAGATAGCATCTACAATGATGATGGGAATGCCAGTAGAAACTTTTGATGAATTGTCTCAAAGTGCAATTTCAGAGTTAATTAATATGTTAACTGCTAATATGGCTACTAATTTTTCAAAGGACAATATAATTATTGATATTTCAACGCCTACACTTATAGAAGGTACTTTTACAGCAAATGCAAGTGCAGATAAAGTCCTTTGTATAACAATGGGAGTTGGTGACCTGATTATTGATGTTAATGTTTCACTTGAAAAAAATACTTTTTAG
- a CDS encoding MBL fold metallo-hydrolase, giving the protein MKLKIKILLPLLTLTLLCGGMTSCSTSNKKASDSAAPKTQKESKVDSLKIKYVGNSCFYIAFPDGTRLISDPYGSAYASTFAPFPSLEADVMTISHTHEDHTSGINEVKGNPKVINPEDIDKTFKVGSVEITGYKTEHVASMGDNTVFVMKFGDFKIVNMGETDNMDSPQLIEKIKDADVVLAYAGEYGTIKNKTTFEFLNKINAKVIIPEHYSMSSDNIFYNEPTIDQIIKELPEGTTVSKLDDLTVSKDMKKQFVVLSAMGNKK; this is encoded by the coding sequence ATGAAATTAAAAATAAAAATATTATTGCCATTATTAACACTCACTTTGTTATGTGGTGGCATGACTTCCTGCTCCACATCTAATAAAAAGGCTAGTGACTCTGCCGCACCAAAGACTCAGAAAGAATCTAAAGTAGACTCATTAAAAATTAAATATGTTGGGAACTCATGTTTTTACATTGCATTTCCTGATGGCACTAGACTTATTTCTGATCCTTATGGATCAGCATACGCCTCAACTTTTGCTCCTTTTCCTAGTCTTGAAGCTGATGTTATGACAATATCTCATACTCATGAAGATCACACAAGTGGAATTAATGAAGTTAAAGGCAATCCAAAAGTCATAAATCCAGAGGATATAGATAAAACTTTTAAAGTAGGTTCAGTAGAAATAACTGGGTATAAAACTGAGCATGTTGCTTCTATGGGTGATAACACAGTTTTCGTTATGAAATTTGGAGATTTTAAAATAGTTAACATGGGGGAAACTGATAACATGGATTCTCCTCAACTCATAGAGAAAATTAAAGATGCTGATGTAGTGCTTGCTTATGCTGGTGAATATGGAACCATAAAAAATAAAACTACTTTTGAATTCTTAAATAAAATAAATGCTAAAGTCATTATTCCAGAGCACTATAGCATGAGCTCAGATAATATATTTTATAATGAACCAACTATTGATCAAATCATCAAGGAACTTCCGGAAGGCACAACCGTTTCTAAATTAGACGATCTTACTGTAAGTAAAGACATGAAAAAGCAGTTTGTTGTTCTATCTGCTATGGGAAATAAAAAATAG
- a CDS encoding response regulator, which translates to MKDVKILIVDDSPFQIALLRDTLTENGFNVVGEAQSLEEVISEVNRVKPDLVTMDMTIPGTDGFECTRAIHDIDSNIKVIIVSSMMDEELIKKAKRTHVSGYVQKPVDAEELTLLINRVMADEELYLELEGMYANVFKEAVLDLFNKLTKTVPEFTDESTVDIAIHSEGISIVMGIIGKYSGRLIFDMSFETANNLAKVLLRRDPKNNEEVLNVMSEIANMFAGNACSMINKKNKLFGLRVAPPTTFHGESINISKAELENTYSAHVKTQFGDLFINIGFKRGDGEWMSII; encoded by the coding sequence ATGAAAGATGTTAAAATTTTAATTGTTGATGATTCACCTTTCCAAATAGCATTATTAAGAGATACTCTTACTGAAAATGGATTTAATGTAGTTGGAGAAGCACAATCTTTAGAGGAAGTTATTTCTGAGGTAAATAGAGTAAAGCCAGATTTAGTTACTATGGACATGACCATTCCAGGAACAGATGGATTTGAATGTACAAGAGCAATCCATGATATAGATAGCAATATAAAAGTTATTATTGTAAGTTCAATGATGGATGAAGAATTAATTAAAAAGGCTAAAAGAACTCATGTATCTGGATATGTACAAAAGCCAGTTGATGCAGAAGAATTAACACTATTAATTAACAGAGTTATGGCTGATGAGGAATTGTATCTAGAGTTAGAAGGTATGTATGCAAATGTTTTTAAAGAAGCAGTACTAGATCTTTTTAACAAGTTAACTAAAACTGTACCTGAGTTTACAGATGAAAGTACTGTAGATATAGCGATACATAGTGAAGGTATTTCAATAGTTATGGGTATAATAGGAAAGTATTCAGGAAGATTAATATTTGATATGTCTTTTGAAACAGCTAATAATCTTGCAAAAGTATTACTTAGAAGGGATCCTAAGAATAACGAAGAAGTGCTTAATGTAATGTCTGAAATAGCTAACATGTTTGCAGGAAATGCATGTTCAATGATAAATAAGAAGAATAAGTTATTTGGTTTAAGAGTTGCTCCACCAACGACATTCCATGGAGAATCAATTAATATATCAAAAGCCGAATTAGAAAACACATATTCAGCGCATGTAAAAACACAATTTGGTGATTTATTTATAAATATAGGCTTTAAAAGAGGTGATGGGGAATGGATGTCAATCATATAA
- a CDS encoding helix-turn-helix domain-containing protein, which produces MGDVIGEKEKLNGFESLISYNANETFADEKENCERFRLIYIENGSCIIILNEDKVSIAAPAILCMNENEYPKLEYSFDISAKSISFHPGNINSKFNFYNIREKQNNFSYTDFQDSYLLTAWLERNHNFSGIINLDFETANYIAKLFECVNKELILQRDMFWPCRSRSFLLEILVLTTRLFDKNNYVSDNKEANEPQIVEDIITYLCDNYQNKITLNSLALTFNTNRTTLSKQFYEAKNISIINYLIKHRINIAATLLRDTLLPISEIKEKVGFNDDANFWRMFKKYVGLSPSMYRSKYCWVE; this is translated from the coding sequence ATGGGGGACGTTATTGGAGAAAAAGAAAAACTTAATGGATTTGAAAGTTTAATTAGCTATAATGCTAATGAAACCTTTGCAGATGAGAAGGAAAATTGTGAAAGGTTTAGACTGATATACATAGAAAATGGATCTTGTATAATAATCCTTAATGAAGATAAAGTTAGCATTGCGGCACCTGCAATTTTATGTATGAATGAGAATGAGTATCCAAAGCTGGAATACAGCTTTGATATATCAGCTAAATCAATAAGTTTTCATCCAGGCAATATTAATAGCAAGTTTAATTTTTATAACATTAGAGAAAAACAAAACAATTTTTCATATACAGATTTTCAGGATTCCTATTTGCTTACTGCATGGCTTGAGCGGAATCATAATTTTAGTGGAATTATTAATCTTGATTTTGAAACAGCCAATTATATAGCTAAGCTTTTTGAGTGTGTAAATAAAGAACTTATTTTGCAAAGGGATATGTTTTGGCCATGTCGTTCAAGATCATTTCTTTTGGAAATATTAGTTTTAACAACTAGACTTTTTGATAAAAATAATTATGTTTCTGATAATAAAGAAGCTAATGAACCTCAAATAGTTGAGGATATTATTACTTATTTATGTGATAACTATCAGAATAAGATTACCCTCAATTCATTGGCTTTAACTTTTAATACGAATAGAACCACTTTAAGTAAGCAGTTTTATGAAGCAAAGAATATATCAATTATAAATTATCTTATTAAACATAGAATTAATATTGCGGCTACTCTTTTAAGAGATACATTACTTCCAATTTCAGAAATCAAAGAGAAGGTTGGTTTTAATGATGATGCAAACTTTTGGAGAATGTTTAAAAAATATGTAGGATTATCTCCTTCTATGTATCGAAGTAAATATTGCTGGGTGGAATAG
- a CDS encoding VanZ family protein, whose translation MDKIYDHIEMIMSNLVCSKKEKEDFKSQFIDHLNLLKDEYIKNGVNEEEATNLAIRDFGDGSSIINELNYNSLKYSKKLRIFCGICFSVYIIFLFFVLLNPLRNTARWVATARSGGGYLGVTINVIPLKTIIGYCANIFRNNLSVFLYNIFGEIILFVPLGIILPFIFIKARLFRKNIKIAFLISLLIELVKVILPLGVADVDHIILHIIGSIIGWLIYLFLSLKVIKPKYVQQRFY comes from the coding sequence ATGGATAAAATATATGACCATATTGAAATGATTATGAGTAATTTGGTTTGTAGTAAGAAAGAGAAGGAGGATTTTAAATCACAGTTTATAGATCATTTAAATTTGCTAAAGGATGAATATATTAAGAATGGAGTTAATGAAGAAGAAGCTACAAATTTAGCTATAAGAGATTTTGGCGATGGAAGTAGTATTATAAATGAACTTAATTATAATAGTCTCAAATACAGTAAGAAATTAAGAATTTTCTGTGGGATTTGCTTTAGCGTATATATTATTTTTTTATTTTTTGTTTTATTAAATCCTTTACGAAATACAGCTCGATGGGTTGCTACTGCAAGAAGTGGTGGAGGATATTTAGGGGTTACTATTAATGTAATTCCACTAAAGACCATAATCGGTTACTGCGCTAATATTTTTAGAAATAATCTTAGTGTATTTTTGTATAATATTTTCGGTGAAATAATTTTATTTGTTCCCCTAGGAATTATACTTCCTTTTATTTTTATAAAGGCGAGGTTGTTTAGAAAAAATATTAAAATTGCTTTCTTAATTAGTTTACTTATAGAGTTAGTAAAAGTTATATTACCTTTAGGAGTTGCAGATGTTGATCACATTATTCTGCATATAATTGGATCTATAATTGGTTGGCTAATTTACTTATTTCTATCATTAAAAGTGATTAAACCCAAATACGTACAACAAAGATTTTATTAA
- a CDS encoding (2Fe-2S)-binding protein, with product MDDNEEICSCFGLTVKDIKDAIANGASSYDEVVEATNVGTACGACVDSVKELVEDLLQQK from the coding sequence ATGGATGATAATGAAGAAATATGCTCATGCTTTGGCTTAACAGTAAAGGATATAAAGGATGCAATTGCCAATGGAGCTAGCTCATATGATGAAGTTGTAGAAGCTACTAATGTTGGTACAGCTTGTGGAGCATGCGTAGATAGTGTAAAAGAATTAGTTGAAGATTTATTACAACAAAAATAA